A single genomic interval of Nitratidesulfovibrio sp. SRB-5 harbors:
- a CDS encoding AAA family ATPase — protein sequence MYIQRAHIDGFGVLAGQTIQQLPPGLSIFLGSNEAGKSTCLDFFRAMLAGYPRSRAAHRVPLSGRAADAGGTLTLHTDRCGVVRLTRRPGAHGGTLTFTDANGTPLDAELAAALLHGVTPDLYRNIYGFSLSELQEFSSLSAEGARNVLLGAGAGQGLRPPSQLLDDLAGRMAALYLPEGRKPPLNEALKELETLRATLRTHERDTARYDALSAELDDLSARLAGVRADRAGREAEHRALERRLGVWRQWQELVAVEGQLARLDVVVERFPQDGKARFERERERAAERGLRAQGLRTQLAGLESTLAQRTPDARLLAAAPELRTLLERKASYRNARAALPALLADLERNRADRERLLAVLGAGWTPERVRGFDRSLFTREAIATHEGAMDAAGADLRQTRAERDRRAAEHESARHAAELAQAQTDALGADSVDTLGAEQAERLRTLRAQAGAAQAELPGLRAEQGVQAAALARSLTDISPGWTPDTLRGFDTSPRAREALAARARTVTHAADAAREAARRADELAAQLDDLSAGRDQAIMAARAIAAPGREELDRRTEAVRRLRHVVNGLALETERTTEAARSERDHAANAPVARTSVALLALGGVLLAGGALSAGLLLAAMRGALDISAASPLAGLAPFAAMGLAPVYLCGVAALCGLALLAAGWPRRDAAEQATHAARATQLAARQRELAERRDALRADAARLLREAGISDAEASPDGYFLDVSGLADRVDMTERALERARDERAKRDRADAEAAARESDCATLRARHMQALHTREAAETALHQARADWAAHCAALALPESFPPEAAPGLFDRVEACMARAAQADALAARVAALAAQVTTLADMARRVPALAPLCPNEADGPAMTDEAAAALLAGVDRLLADLRAAEARRQERERALAELAARRDREQQALAAVQDADAALHAATATADAATDAWRAWLAQRGLSPDLTPATARDALGIMDDWLRLDNEAAGLAARRAALDAELAALETPLARIAADCANALPDAARGDDPVATLDALAAAAQTAVAMAAERDRLAARHAELRAELHEAEAAHDAAKAAVDELLAAGDAADGEDFLRRAASFAERQELLRRKGDLTDHLTAALPDISVPATGSGSDGPSATPQADPLAALRAEMASADREAMQARCDELAGELASLAAQEAELVDKAAALRVQREQVATADEVAALRRQEAALLESARQMALEWSRNALARHLIDTARRRFERERQPHVIREAAAIFRTITGGRWQSIAASLEDGVPRAVPADGEPVPHEHLSRGTREQLYLALRLGYVRTHALHAEPLPLIMDDILVNFDPERAARTAAALAELCGKRDGRDDVAPNAADAPPNDAATIAGGKPHQILFFTCHPHTVDMLRTAAPDAALFTVERGAITAA from the coding sequence ATGTACATCCAGCGCGCGCACATCGACGGCTTCGGCGTTCTGGCGGGCCAGACCATCCAGCAACTGCCGCCGGGGCTGTCCATTTTCCTCGGCAGCAACGAGGCGGGCAAATCCACCTGCCTCGACTTCTTCCGGGCCATGCTGGCGGGCTACCCGCGCAGCCGCGCCGCGCACCGCGTGCCCCTTTCGGGCCGCGCGGCGGATGCGGGCGGCACGCTCACCCTGCACACCGACCGCTGCGGCGTGGTGCGGCTTACCCGCCGACCCGGCGCGCACGGCGGCACGCTGACCTTTACCGATGCCAACGGAACGCCGCTGGACGCGGAACTGGCCGCCGCCCTGCTGCACGGGGTGACGCCCGACCTCTACCGCAACATCTACGGGTTCAGTCTTTCGGAATTGCAGGAATTTTCCTCGCTCTCGGCGGAAGGCGCGCGCAACGTGCTGCTGGGTGCCGGGGCCGGGCAGGGGCTGCGTCCGCCCAGCCAGTTGCTGGATGATCTTGCGGGCCGCATGGCCGCGCTGTACCTGCCGGAGGGCCGCAAGCCGCCGCTCAACGAGGCGCTGAAGGAACTGGAAACCCTGCGCGCCACCCTGCGCACCCACGAGCGGGACACCGCCCGCTACGACGCCCTGTCCGCCGAGCTGGACGACCTGTCCGCCCGGCTGGCCGGTGTGCGCGCCGATCGCGCCGGGCGCGAGGCCGAACACCGCGCGCTGGAACGCCGTCTGGGCGTGTGGCGGCAATGGCAGGAACTGGTGGCCGTGGAAGGGCAGCTGGCCCGGCTGGACGTGGTGGTGGAACGCTTTCCGCAGGACGGCAAGGCCCGCTTCGAACGGGAGCGAGAGCGCGCCGCCGAACGGGGCCTGCGGGCACAGGGGCTGCGCACCCAACTGGCGGGGCTGGAGTCAACGCTGGCCCAGCGCACCCCCGACGCCCGGCTGCTGGCCGCCGCCCCCGAACTGCGCACCCTGCTGGAACGCAAGGCCAGCTACCGCAACGCTCGTGCCGCCCTGCCCGCCCTGCTGGCCGATCTGGAACGCAACCGCGCCGACCGGGAACGGCTGCTAGCCGTCCTTGGCGCGGGCTGGACCCCGGAGCGGGTGCGCGGCTTCGACCGTTCCCTGTTCACGCGCGAGGCCATCGCCACGCACGAGGGCGCCATGGACGCCGCCGGGGCCGACCTGCGCCAGACCCGCGCCGAGCGTGACCGACGCGCCGCAGAACACGAATCCGCCCGCCACGCGGCGGAACTGGCGCAGGCCCAGACCGACGCGCTGGGCGCGGACTCCGTCGATACCCTCGGCGCGGAACAGGCCGAACGGCTGCGCACCCTGCGCGCCCAGGCCGGTGCCGCGCAGGCCGAGCTGCCGGGGCTGCGCGCCGAACAGGGCGTGCAGGCCGCCGCACTGGCCCGGTCACTGACGGACATTTCCCCCGGCTGGACCCCGGACACCCTGCGCGGCTTCGACACTTCTCCCCGCGCCCGCGAGGCGCTGGCCGCCCGCGCCCGCACCGTCACCCATGCCGCCGACGCCGCCCGCGAGGCCGCCCGCAGGGCCGACGAACTGGCCGCGCAGCTGGACGACCTGTCCGCCGGGCGCGACCAGGCCATCATGGCCGCACGGGCCATTGCCGCGCCCGGTCGCGAGGAACTGGACCGCCGGACAGAGGCCGTGCGCCGCCTGCGCCATGTGGTCAACGGACTTGCGCTGGAGACGGAACGCACGACCGAAGCCGCCCGCTCGGAGCGGGACCACGCCGCCAACGCGCCCGTGGCCCGCACGTCGGTGGCGCTGCTGGCCCTTGGCGGCGTGCTGCTGGCCGGGGGCGCGCTGTCCGCCGGGCTGCTGCTGGCGGCAATGCGGGGCGCGCTGGACATTTCCGCCGCCTCTCCCCTCGCCGGGCTGGCCCCCTTTGCGGCCATGGGCCTTGCGCCCGTGTACCTGTGCGGGGTGGCCGCGCTGTGCGGCCTTGCACTGCTGGCAGCGGGCTGGCCCCGGCGCGATGCGGCGGAACAGGCCACCCACGCGGCCCGCGCCACCCAGCTTGCCGCGCGGCAACGTGAACTGGCCGAACGCCGCGACGCGTTGCGCGCCGATGCCGCTCGCCTGCTGCGCGAGGCGGGAATATCCGATGCCGAAGCCTCCCCCGACGGATATTTCCTTGACGTATCCGGCCTTGCCGACCGCGTGGACATGACCGAACGCGCGCTGGAGCGCGCCCGCGACGAGCGCGCCAAGCGCGACAGGGCCGATGCCGAGGCCGCCGCCCGCGAATCCGACTGCGCCACCCTGCGCGCCCGGCACATGCAGGCCCTGCACACCCGCGAAGCGGCGGAAACGGCCCTGCATCAGGCCCGCGCGGACTGGGCCGCGCACTGCGCCGCGCTCGCCCTGCCGGAATCCTTCCCCCCCGAAGCGGCCCCCGGCCTGTTCGACCGGGTGGAGGCCTGCATGGCCCGCGCGGCGCAGGCCGATGCACTGGCCGCCCGCGTTGCCGCCCTTGCGGCGCAGGTGACCACTCTGGCCGATATGGCCCGCCGCGTGCCCGCCCTTGCCCCGCTATGTCCCAATGAGGCGGACGGCCCGGCAATGACTGACGAAGCCGCCGCCGCCCTGCTGGCCGGTGTGGACCGCCTGCTGGCCGACCTGCGCGCCGCCGAGGCCCGGCGGCAGGAGCGGGAACGGGCGCTGGCGGAACTGGCCGCCCGGCGCGACCGGGAACAGCAGGCCCTGGCCGCCGTGCAGGACGCCGACGCCGCGCTGCACGCCGCAACCGCCACGGCGGACGCGGCCACGGACGCATGGCGCGCCTGGCTGGCCCAGCGCGGCCTTTCTCCGGACCTGACCCCGGCCACCGCCCGCGATGCCCTTGGGATCATGGACGACTGGCTGCGCCTGGACAACGAAGCTGCCGGTCTTGCCGCCCGACGCGCCGCGCTGGACGCGGAACTGGCCGCGCTGGAAACCCCGCTGGCGCGCATTGCAGCGGACTGCGCCAACGCCCTGCCCGACGCCGCCCGTGGCGATGACCCCGTAGCCACGCTGGACGCGCTGGCCGCCGCCGCCCAGACCGCCGTGGCCATGGCCGCCGAGCGGGACAGGCTGGCCGCCCGACACGCGGAACTGCGGGCCGAACTGCACGAGGCGGAGGCCGCCCACGACGCGGCCAAAGCCGCCGTGGACGAGCTTTTGGCCGCTGGCGACGCCGCCGACGGAGAAGACTTCCTGCGCCGCGCCGCATCCTTTGCGGAGCGGCAGGAACTGCTGCGCCGCAAGGGCGACCTGACCGACCACCTGACCGCCGCCCTGCCCGACATTTCGGTTCCCGCAACGGGCAGCGGGTCCGATGGCCCATCCGCCACCCCTCAGGCAGACCCACTGGCCGCGCTGCGCGCCGAAATGGCCAGCGCCGACCGCGAGGCCATGCAGGCCCGGTGCGACGAACTGGCCGGGGAACTGGCCTCTCTGGCCGCGCAGGAAGCGGAACTGGTGGACAAGGCCGCCGCGTTGCGCGTGCAGCGCGAGCAGGTGGCCACCGCCGACGAAGTGGCCGCCCTGCGCAGGCAGGAAGCCGCCCTGCTGGAATCTGCCCGCCAGATGGCCCTGGAATGGAGCCGCAACGCCCTGGCCCGCCACCTCATCGACACGGCGCGGCGGCGCTTCGAGCGGGAGCGCCAGCCCCACGTGATCCGCGAGGCGGCGGCCATCTTCCGGACCATCACCGGGGGACGCTGGCAGTCCATCGCCGCATCGCTGGAAGACGGCGTGCCCCGCGCCGTGCCCGCCGACGGCGAACCGGTGCCGCACGAGCACCTCAGCCGGGGCACCCGCGAGCAGTTATACCTGGCCCTGCGCCTGGGCTACGTGCGCACCCACGCCCTGCACGCCGAGCCGCTGCCCCTGATAATGGACGACATCCTGGTCAACTTCGACCCGGAACGGGCGGCGCGCACCGCCGCCGCCCTGGCCGAACTGTGCGGGAAACGCGACGGGCGGGACGACGTGGCCCCGAATGCTGCCGACGCCCCCCCGAACGATGCCGCCACAATCGCAGGCGGCAAGCCGCACCAGATACTGTTCTTCACCTGCCACCCGCACACCGTGGACATGCTGCGCACGGCGGCGCCCGATGCCGCCCTGTTCACCGTGGAACGCGGCGCCATAACCGCCGCCTGA
- a CDS encoding DNA repair exonuclease, translated as MPAFRFVHAADLHLDAAFTGVSRDLSPRLADRLHRATFTAWERLVDLCLAERPDALLIAGDVHNHEDGSLRAQVALRDGCARLADAGVRVFIAHGNHDPLTSRVHSLHWPDGVTVFGPQVESHALTRDGRVVAVVHGISHETDREGRNLAKRFARAATVQGMVHGMVQDVDVPPGAPQIGVLHCNVGATPGTRDAGRYAPCTLDDLIGTGLDYWALGHIHLPQVLRTRPHVVYPGSTQGLHINEDGPRGCHLVTVHDDGEVETEFRPLAPVRWQVVEVAIGANGNGGADGDTGANGDDAGTPTGAASLEALHGRILEAMERAAAGDAADSAPGTPGVSGAPAFPVEAALFRVILHGRGPLDRHLRRPGAVEGLLEMLREAGASLDPLAWVKDIELRTRPDVDMDALRRRDDLLGEVLRVAAAARGLPEPPAGDDAACPTGKPHAASPDAPSDGAPPGTPAPDLSPQPDPAALRALAAAVLAPLYDGPRGRRFLGPSDALAPEDLAALLDDAERICCDMLEAD; from the coding sequence ATGCCAGCGTTCCGCTTCGTCCATGCCGCAGACCTGCACCTCGACGCCGCCTTCACGGGCGTCTCGCGCGACCTTTCGCCCCGCCTGGCCGACCGGCTGCACCGCGCCACCTTCACCGCGTGGGAGCGGCTGGTGGACCTGTGCCTTGCCGAACGGCCCGACGCCCTGCTCATCGCGGGCGACGTACACAACCACGAGGACGGCAGCCTGCGCGCCCAGGTGGCCCTGCGCGACGGCTGCGCGCGTCTGGCGGACGCGGGGGTGCGGGTGTTCATCGCCCACGGCAACCACGACCCGCTTACCTCGCGGGTGCATTCGCTGCACTGGCCGGACGGGGTCACCGTGTTCGGCCCGCAGGTGGAATCGCACGCCCTGACCCGCGACGGGCGCGTGGTGGCCGTGGTGCACGGCATCAGCCACGAGACAGACCGCGAAGGCCGCAACCTGGCCAAACGCTTTGCCCGCGCGGCCACCGTGCAGGGCATGGTTCACGGCATGGTTCAGGACGTGGACGTGCCCCCCGGCGCGCCGCAGATCGGCGTGCTGCACTGCAACGTGGGCGCCACGCCCGGCACGCGCGACGCGGGCCGCTACGCCCCCTGCACCCTGGACGACCTGATCGGCACGGGGCTGGACTACTGGGCGCTGGGGCACATCCACCTGCCGCAGGTGCTGCGCACGCGGCCCCATGTGGTCTACCCCGGCTCCACGCAGGGGCTGCACATCAACGAGGACGGCCCGCGCGGCTGCCACCTGGTCACCGTGCACGACGACGGCGAGGTGGAAACGGAATTCCGGCCCCTGGCCCCGGTGCGCTGGCAGGTGGTGGAGGTGGCCATAGGGGCCAATGGCAATGGCGGAGCGGACGGCGACACTGGAGCCAATGGCGACGACGCGGGCACGCCCACCGGCGCGGCCTCGCTGGAAGCCCTGCATGGCCGCATCCTGGAGGCCATGGAACGCGCCGCCGCAGGGGATGCGGCGGACAGCGCGCCCGGCACGCCCGGTGTGTCTGGCGCGCCCGCCTTCCCGGTGGAAGCCGCCCTGTTCCGGGTGATCCTGCACGGGCGCGGCCCGCTGGACCGCCACCTGCGCCGCCCCGGCGCGGTGGAAGGCCTGCTGGAAATGCTGCGCGAGGCCGGTGCCTCGCTGGATCCCCTTGCCTGGGTCAAGGACATCGAACTGCGCACCCGGCCCGACGTAGACATGGACGCACTGCGCCGCCGCGACGACCTGCTGGGCGAGGTGCTGCGCGTGGCCGCCGCCGCGCGGGGCCTGCCGGAACCTCCAGCGGGCGATGACGCCGCCTGCCCCACGGGCAAGCCCCACGCCGCATCACCCGACGCGCCATCAGACGGCGCGCCCCCCGGCACCCCGGCACCCGATCTTTCCCCACAGCCAGACCCCGCTGCCCTGCGCGCCCTGGCCGCAGCCGTGCTCGCCCCGCTGTACGACGGCCCGCGCGGTCGCCGTTTCCTCGGCCCGTCCGACGCCCTTGCCCCCGAAGACCTGGCCGCCCTGCTGGACGACGCCGAACGCATCTGCTGCGACATGCTGGAGGCCGACTGA
- the dinB gene encoding DNA polymerase IV: MAQRWIMHIDMDAFFASVEQMDDPSLRGKPVAVGGSHRGVVSAASYEARRFGVRSALPMSTALRLCPHLIVVPGRMRRYAEISHRIMDALREFSPLVEPASVDEAYLDATGLERLFGPVENMGMAVKARVLDVTGGLTCSVGAAPVKFLAKIASDVNKPNGLFILYPEDVAEFLRTLPVGRIPGVGKRSLDALEQLGVRFAGDVLRYSREFWERRFGKGGVHLHERASGVDPREVEPYSEPKSESAENTFSEDTADRAVLRRWLLAQAERVGASLRRQRLAGRTITLKVKYADFRSISRSHSLPEPTASTETIFDEACRLLDALTLADRVRLIGVGVSNFGPAHHGPRQLTLPLEIPGRGKGGKGVGRDGPGRGTAGGGGGRDAGARGADGARRVGASAEHDEQDGPDAPDGPDASGDHIAAAAIPAESIPPPDEKRRRKLDAALDALRDRHGREAVVRGRLFGFDSRKK, translated from the coding sequence ATGGCGCAACGCTGGATCATGCATATCGACATGGACGCCTTTTTCGCGTCCGTGGAGCAGATGGACGACCCTTCCCTGCGGGGCAAGCCGGTGGCCGTGGGCGGCTCGCACCGGGGGGTCGTTTCCGCCGCGTCGTACGAGGCGCGGCGCTTTGGCGTGCGTTCTGCCCTGCCCATGAGCACGGCGCTGCGGCTGTGCCCGCACCTGATCGTGGTGCCGGGGCGCATGCGCCGCTACGCCGAGATTTCGCACCGCATCATGGACGCGCTGCGCGAATTCTCGCCGCTGGTGGAACCCGCCTCGGTGGACGAGGCCTATCTGGACGCCACGGGGCTGGAGCGGCTGTTCGGCCCGGTTGAGAACATGGGCATGGCGGTGAAGGCCCGCGTGCTGGACGTGACCGGGGGGCTGACCTGCTCGGTGGGCGCGGCGCCGGTGAAATTCCTGGCCAAGATCGCCTCGGACGTGAACAAGCCCAACGGCCTGTTCATCCTGTACCCGGAAGACGTGGCGGAATTTCTGCGCACCCTGCCCGTGGGCCGCATACCGGGGGTGGGCAAGCGGTCACTGGATGCGCTGGAACAGCTGGGCGTGCGCTTCGCGGGCGACGTGCTGCGCTATTCGCGCGAATTCTGGGAGCGGCGCTTCGGCAAGGGGGGCGTGCACCTGCACGAACGGGCCAGCGGCGTGGACCCGCGCGAGGTGGAACCGTATTCCGAGCCTAAGTCGGAAAGCGCGGAGAACACCTTTTCCGAGGACACCGCCGACCGTGCCGTGCTGCGGCGCTGGCTGCTGGCGCAGGCCGAGCGGGTGGGGGCATCGCTGCGGCGGCAGCGGCTGGCGGGCCGCACCATCACGCTGAAGGTGAAGTACGCGGACTTCCGGTCCATATCCCGCAGCCACAGCCTGCCGGAGCCCACGGCGTCCACCGAGACCATCTTCGACGAGGCGTGCCGCCTGCTGGACGCCCTGACCCTGGCGGACAGGGTGCGGCTGATCGGGGTGGGGGTGTCCAACTTCGGCCCGGCGCACCACGGCCCGCGCCAGCTCACCCTGCCGCTGGAGATTCCCGGCAGGGGAAAGGGTGGGAAGGGGGTTGGCAGGGACGGGCCGGGACGGGGAACGGCAGGCGGGGGGGGCGGCAGGGACGCCGGGGCGCGGGGCGCGGACGGTGCGCGCCGCGTGGGGGCATCCGCCGAGCATGACGAGCAGGACGGGCCAGATGCGCCAGATGGGCCAGATGCATCGGGTGACCACATCGCCGCCGCCGCCATTCCCGCCGAATCCATCCCGCCGCCGGACGAGAAGCGCCGCAGGAAACTGGATGCCGCGCTGGACGCCCTGCGCGATCGGCATGGCCGCGAGGCCGTGGTGCGTGGCCGCCTGTTCGGGTTCGATTCCAGGAAGAAGTAG
- a CDS encoding aminotransferase class IV has protein sequence MIHWRSGALHEGGVRLDIGSPAFRYGAGFFETILWNGHGPSRLDAHLARLQASLDHFGLVAEPVDYPAVIAEVVRANGLAERQARVNIIAPLEDEDAAMAPLVTAAPYDPPAPDRTYSLRLAPPATLGSLALHKSMNYMLCYLERRAARALGQDDAVLTQPGGIVTEATTAALLFGDGDCFCTPTGGCRLPSTTLAAVRELLPVRDCTVRAGELRAFRHAYMLNSLQGMRPVTVIGSHAFTPDFATCERCNPVLLGE, from the coding sequence ATGATCCACTGGCGGAGCGGCGCGCTGCACGAGGGCGGGGTACGGCTGGACATCGGCAGTCCGGCATTCCGGTACGGGGCCGGGTTCTTCGAAACCATCCTGTGGAACGGGCACGGGCCCAGCCGCCTGGACGCGCATCTGGCGCGCCTGCAGGCCAGCCTGGACCATTTCGGCCTGGTGGCCGAGCCCGTGGACTACCCGGCGGTCATCGCGGAAGTGGTGCGCGCCAACGGCCTTGCCGAACGGCAGGCGCGGGTGAACATCATCGCCCCGCTGGAGGACGAGGACGCTGCCATGGCCCCGCTGGTCACCGCCGCCCCCTACGACCCGCCCGCGCCCGACCGCACCTACAGCCTGCGCCTGGCCCCGCCCGCCACGCTGGGCTCGCTGGCCCTGCACAAGTCCATGAACTACATGCTCTGCTACCTGGAACGCAGGGCCGCCCGCGCCCTGGGCCAGGACGACGCCGTGCTCACCCAGCCCGGCGGCATCGTCACCGAGGCCACCACCGCCGCGCTGCTGTTCGGCGACGGCGACTGCTTCTGCACCCCCACCGGCGGCTGCCGCCTGCCCAGCACCACCCTGGCCGCCGTGCGCGAGCTGCTGCCCGTGCGCGACTGCACCGTGCGCGCCGGCGAGCTGCGCGCCTTCCGCCACGCCTATATGCTGAATTCGCTGCAAGGCATGCGCCCGGTCACGGTCATCGGCTCGCATGCCTTCACGCCCGATTTCGCCACCTGCGAGCGGTGCAATCCGGTGTTGCTGGGGGAATAA
- a CDS encoding chorismate-binding protein produces MRCTLSACADADAFASFALSCARQGADLLLCHPDSGHADAGHADSGMGEVLRAGVGASGLPAAPPGATLGATLGAIDATGATNVTGTTNVTGATVITAAPHVHTAMPPGWTVWPGGEGQGPCCLVGIGPRAELCLGDPASDTLPPDHEPGPHTDAALAAFLGLPPPLGAHSTTPPRDGAPLPWQPARADHDIALGFLAYTYGLPRFGIRSAKPRVLPHALLRRYHAVARWNPATGALTLSVHPDAPPDMAVRCARLLADAPPPAAFTTLASCAALPPSLDRAGYTAGVREVLRRIRAGDTYQCNLSTRFGLHAPGLDSAGLDPAALSLHLWRTRPAPFHGLFRIGGRHVVSASPERFLRVDAPGGGPARVLSQPIKGTLAFGPGTPHPVWHPGLPGLLAATPKERAELSMIVDLVRNDISADCAHGSVAVARHCATFRVGGAASGLVQMYSDVTGTLRPDRTCLDLLLSAFPGGSVTGCPKRRTLAIIEAGEPHSREVYCGSLLAMADARTMDASIAIRTGWHDAATGRFEHCAGSGIVVDSDPESEYEETWAKAANFREVCA; encoded by the coding sequence ATGCGCTGCACGCTCTCTGCCTGCGCTGACGCCGACGCCTTCGCGTCCTTTGCCCTGTCCTGCGCCCGGCAGGGTGCGGACCTGCTGCTGTGCCATCCGGATTCCGGGCACGCGGATGCGGGCCATGCGGATTCCGGCATGGGGGAGGTGCTGCGCGCGGGTGTCGGCGCGTCCGGCCTGCCCGCCGCCCCCCCCGGCGCCACCCTCGGCGCCACCCTCGGCGCAATCGACGCAACTGGCGCAACTAACGTAACTGGCACAACTAACGTAACTGGCGCAACCGTCATAACCGCCGCCCCGCACGTCCACACCGCCATGCCGCCCGGCTGGACGGTCTGGCCCGGCGGCGAGGGCCAAGGCCCGTGCTGCCTCGTGGGCATCGGCCCGCGCGCGGAACTGTGTCTGGGCGACCCGGCGTCCGACACGCTTCCCCCGGACCATGAACCCGGCCCGCACACCGACGCCGCGCTGGCCGCCTTCCTCGGCCTGCCGCCGCCGCTCGGGGCGCATTCCACAACACCACCGCGCGACGGCGCGCCCCTCCCCTGGCAGCCCGCCCGCGCCGACCACGACATCGCCCTCGGCTTTCTGGCCTACACCTACGGCCTGCCGCGCTTCGGCATCCGCAGCGCCAAGCCCCGCGTGCTGCCCCACGCCCTGCTGCGCCGCTATCACGCCGTGGCCCGCTGGAACCCGGCCACCGGCGCGCTCACCCTGTCCGTGCACCCGGACGCCCCGCCGGACATGGCCGTCCGCTGCGCCCGCCTGCTGGCCGACGCCCCCCCGCCCGCCGCGTTCACCACCCTTGCCAGTTGCGCCGCCCTGCCGCCCTCGCTGGACCGCGCGGGGTACACGGCGGGCGTGCGCGAGGTGCTGCGCCGCATCCGCGCGGGCGATACCTACCAGTGCAACCTGTCCACCCGCTTCGGCCTGCACGCGCCGGGGCTGGACTCGGCGGGACTGGACCCGGCGGCCCTTTCGCTGCACCTGTGGCGCACCCGGCCCGCCCCTTTCCACGGCTTGTTCCGCATCGGCGGCCGCCACGTGGTGTCCGCCTCGCCGGAGCGATTCCTGCGCGTGGATGCGCCGGGCGGCGGCCCGGCCCGCGTGCTGTCTCAGCCCATCAAGGGCACACTGGCCTTCGGCCCCGGCACGCCGCATCCCGTCTGGCATCCCGGCCTGCCGGGCCTGCTGGCCGCCACCCCCAAGGAGCGCGCCGAACTGTCCATGATCGTGGACCTGGTGCGCAACGACATCTCGGCGGACTGCGCCCACGGCAGCGTGGCCGTGGCCCGGCACTGCGCCACCTTTCGCGTGGGCGGCGCGGCCAGCGGCCTCGTGCAGATGTATTCCGACGTCACCGGCACCCTGCGGCCCGACCGCACCTGTCTGGACCTCTTGCTGTCCGCCTTTCCCGGCGGATCGGTGACCGGCTGCCCCAAGCGGCGCACCCTGGCCATCATCGAGGCCGGGGAACCGCACAGCCGCGAGGTGTACTGCGGCAGCCTGCTGGCCATGGCCGACGCCCGCACCATGGACGCCTCCATCGCCATCCGCACCGGCTGGCACGACGCGGCAACGGGCCGCTTCGAACATTGCGCGGGCAGCGGCATCGTCGTGGACTCGGACCCGGAAAGCGAATACGAAGAAACATGGGCCAAGGCAGCCAACTTCCGGGAGGTATGCGCATGA
- a CDS encoding aminodeoxychorismate/anthranilate synthase component II, whose protein sequence is MRILLADNHDSFTRNLEHLLVAATGCVPTVVPVDRLDEVTTGWPHAFDGPAPADPAARWDLLVISPGPGTPEEYPQYAPLLGGEATRVARASRMAGATDTTGAMGGTGTTGTTGTTGDGTDATLRAGQSAGIITALAATSSPDPSVAVPAVPAATSSPDRSAVSPAATASPHCAPACPVPVPVLGICLGLQIINAHFGGVTAPLPGCVHGKPDTLHYAGQARTVARYHSLHLSAMGAGMRVLARNGQGVVMAARHRCLPLLGYQFHPESFLTPDGVWWIRHALHALCLR, encoded by the coding sequence ATGCGCATCCTGCTTGCCGACAATCACGACAGCTTCACGCGCAACCTCGAACACCTGCTGGTGGCCGCCACCGGCTGCGTGCCCACGGTCGTGCCGGTGGACCGGCTGGATGAAGTCACGACCGGCTGGCCCCATGCGTTCGACGGTCCGGCCCCCGCAGACCCCGCCGCCCGCTGGGACCTGCTGGTGATCTCGCCCGGCCCCGGCACGCCGGAGGAATACCCGCAGTACGCGCCGCTGCTGGGCGGCGAGGCCACGCGGGTGGCGCGCGCGTCTCGCATGGCGGGCGCAACGGACACGACAGGCGCAATGGGCGGGACAGGCACAACAGGCACAACGGGCACAACGGGCGACGGCACCGATGCCACCCTGCGCGCCGGTCAATCCGCCGGGATTATCACCGCACTGGCCGCAACCTCGTCCCCCGATCCGTCCGTGGCCGTGCCCGCCGTTCCGGCTGCCACATCATCTCCCGACCGATCCGCAGTCTCCCCCGCCGCCACGGCGTCTCCCCACTGCGCCCCAGCCTGCCCCGTGCCGGTGCCCGTGCTGGGCATCTGTCTTGGCCTGCAAATCATCAACGCCCATTTCGGCGGGGTCACAGCGCCTCTGCCGGGTTGCGTGCACGGCAAGCCGGACACCCTGCACTACGCCGGGCAGGCCCGCACCGTGGCCCGCTACCATTCGCTGCACCTGTCCGCCATGGGCGCGGGCATGCGCGTGCTGGCCCGCAACGGGCAGGGGGTGGTCATGGCCGCCCGGCACCGCTGCCTGCCCCTGCTGGGCTACCAGTTTCACCCCGAATCATTCCTCACCCCGGACGGGGTGTGGTGGATACGCCATGCGCTGCACGCTCTCTGCCTGCGCTGA